tatagatTCTAACAGTGTAACACTGTCACCTAACTATATCTAATCACAAACTATCATGTATGAGTATGGTTTCGATTAGTTGATAGTGCAAACTGATGGATCTTTTAAAGTTTTGAGTTAAGGATGATGACAATCTTTTACTATGAGATTAAACTCAGGTTTTGTTGGTGTTAAAACTTTCCAATGAATTTTCCTTCAAAAGATCCATCACAAACTTATATCAACTCATATCAATATGTTTATTAAAGTCATACCAAATAACGAAATAAATGAACTTGAGCCGATTGGAGTTGATGGGGGCCAAGTTTCCATAGATTCAATTAAGAAAAGTGCTTaactaaacaaaatttatgTGACACCAGTGGTTTGTCAAAACAGGAACTGGAAAAAATAACATTCAAGTCGTTGTTGATAAGGGGAAGGTTGTGGAAATTAGTGGACCGTGGAAGCAGCAAAGAGACTCAAAGGCCCATGACTGGAGGTGTGGCCATTGGTGGGAACATGGATATGTGAGAAGGCTTCAGATGCCAGAGGATGCAGATTGGAAGAATATAGAAGCATACATACATTACGACATATACTTAGAAATACGTATTCCAAAGAGCAAACAGGGTCGTGATCTTCCTCAGGGAAAGGATGTGGCTTGAACATGCAGAAGCAGtgtaaatttaagaaataacaGGTGGATTTACCTTGAACAATGTCATGATCCATCTCATTTAACTTCAAAAAGTTATATGAAAAGCACATTGCATATGTGAAAATTTACTCATTAAAAATCTTGTTAAGGTTTGTAGGACGTATGCTGTTATAGATTGTTTTATAGTTCAAGATATAGTCTGTTTTGACAAGTTCGTTTGTCTTTTAAACATCTAATGACATCATATCGTCACCTctatattaaatgataaatttctTCGCCAGTCATAAGAGATTTTCTCTACTTGATTTCTTCACTAATTTAAGTGTGATATAAGAAAATTAGATATAACAGTTATTTCTATATAAATAGGACCTTTTTATTAACAACACATACTACTGCTTTATTATCCTAtcttaaattcaattaattattttttcttaattatagtGACA
The Vigna angularis cultivar LongXiaoDou No.4 chromosome 5, ASM1680809v1, whole genome shotgun sequence genome window above contains:
- the LOC128196621 gene encoding 21.7 kDa class VI heat shock protein-like, with translation MNDLVELDPCSAWLFFYDSKRETAKMFEGKSRFWDGIVKTQPLWEFESDVLLSHLRSSSQSTVDWCQTVEGYILKAETPGTGKNNIQVVVDKGKVVEISGPWKQQRDSKAHDWRCGHWWEHGYVRRLQMPEDADWKNIEAYIHYDIYLEIRIPKSKQGRDLPQGKDVA